A stretch of DNA from Coccidioides posadasii str. Silveira chromosome 1, complete sequence:
GGTCTCTGGTGGTGTATAGTTaaaaatagaagaagagGCAGGGCCGTGCACGCCGGCCATAGCTACAATGCGGTCAGCGGCACTAAACCTGAATATCGTGGCTTCGGCGAGCTCGACGGAAGCAAGGGGGCCGCAGAGCTCTCGAACAAAGAGAGAGCGGAGCTTCCGGGGGGTTAGTTAGCAGTGGATGAGCCTTGCTGTTGCGATGCTGCATGTCCATCCCtaatgtatgtacatacatatagtTAGCCAAATGGAAAGCGAAGCTTCTCCATacttcaagatatgaggTGGTGAAGCGGTGAACCTTTTGCAGCGGGCGGTGGGGTTGGCCTTGATTTGCGGTGAAAACAGACTTCCGATCCCGGAGAGACAGCTCCGCTTAGATAAGCACAAAAAAGTGGCCGCGGGAAATTTATAGGATTTCTACCCCTCCGCAGGTGAGTCACTGCTGCTGGAACTCACATCCAACAGGAAGCACTCCTCATTGCCTGTGTATGACCTATCGCCATGGGTGCTGAGGGGGCTTCCGTGCAAGACCGCCTCACTAGGTGGGCTCAGAGACTCAAGAATTTGACCGTATCGCCGCTCACGCGAGACTACCCGGAGACGACCCCTTCCGGCCCCGATGTTTCAAAGCGCGCAATTGAAGCTTTCGAGTCGTTGAAGCTCTCTTCCGAAGTCCAGGCAGCTATCAGCAAGCTCTCCGGGCCCAGTGATTCCGGTTTCCTTGTTTTTCTCACCGCATTCGTGGTCCTCGTGAGCCGGTTAACCGGAGATGAAGATATTGCGTTGGGAACAAGTTCGGAGAGTGACGGGCGCTCGTTTGTGTTACGTGTGCCTATTTCGCAGAATGAATCGTTTGCGAAGCTATATTCCAGAGTTTCAGAGGCGTTTGCCCAAGGCGTTTCTGACATTGTCCCCCTAAGAACGTTGAGAACTTATATCCAGAAGGAGAACAAGTCAGAACGCACGCCAATTTTATTCCGTTTTGCCGCATATGAAGCTCCTGCGAAGTCACAAGAGTATCCTGCCAATACGTTTGATACCACCGATCTTGTCCTTAACGTTGCTCCCGGAAGCCCGTCGGATGATGGAGAATTGGAACTCGGAGGTTACTATAACCAGCGTCTATTCTCCAGCGCTAGAATATCCACCATTCTGACCCAGCTCGTTCAATTGATTCGTAACGCGTCGAACAACCCGGACGAAGCTATTGGCAGGGTCGAATTTCTCACGGAAAGCCAGAGGCAGATGCTTCCAGATCCAACCAAAGATTTACATTGGTCTGAATTCCGTGGGGCAATTCAAGATATATTTGCtagaaatgcagaaaaacATCCGGATAAACTGTGCGTTGTCGAAACGAAGTCCCACAGCTCTCCGCAACGGGAGTTTACTTATAGGCAAATCCATGAGGCGTCTAATATCCTTGGTCACCACCTGCTCCAATCAAGGATACAAAGAGGTGAGGTCGTTATGGTGTATGCGCACCGCGGCGTCGATCTTGTCGTTGCTATCATGGGTATTCTAAAGGCCGGAGCGACATTCTCGGTGATCGACCCTGCGTATCCTCCAGATAGACAAGTCATCTACCTAGACGTTGCCAGACCTCGAGCTCTGATCAACATTGAAAAGGCCACACAGGATGCCGGTGAATTAACAGAGAAGGTCCGCAGCTTCATCGATGGCAACTTGGAACTTCGAACGGAGATCCCGGCTCTGGCACTGCGGAATGATGGATCCTTGCAAGGGGGATCGATCAACGGAAATGATGTATTGCAACCTCAGGTAGCCTTAAAGGCCAAACCGGTCGGCGTGGTAGTTGGGCCAGATTCCACACCTactctttcttttacatCTGGTTCAGAAGGTCGACCAAAAGGTGTGCGTGGAAGGCATTTTTCGCTTGCCTACTATTTCCCTTGGATGTCGAAGACTTTCAAACTCTCTGAGAACGACCGCTTTACACTTTTGAGCGGTATCGCCCATGATCCAGTACAACGAGACATTTTTACCCCTCTTTTCCTAGGAGCTATGCTCCTTGTTCCTTCTAGGGAAGATATTCAAAACGAAAAATTAGCAGAATGGATGCGCGAGTACAAGGCCACTGTTACTCATCTGACACCAGCTATGGGTCAGATACTTGTCGGAGGTGCTACTGCTCAGTTCCCATCTTTACACCACGCATTTTTCGTTGGTGACATCCTGATCAAGAGAGATTGTATGTCGCTCCAGGCCCTCGCCCCAAATGTCAATATTGTGAACATGTATGGTACCACTGAGACTCAACGTGCTGTGAGTTATTTTGAAATCCCATCGTATGCGAGCCAGGAGTCATATCTTGATATGATGAAGGACGTCATTCCAGCTGGTAAAGGCATGGTTGATGTCCaattgctggtggtgaatcGTTTCGACCGAACTAAACTTTGCGCGGTGGGTGAAGTGGGCGAAATCTACGTGAGAGCCGGTGGCCTTGCTGAAGGGTATCTTGGAGCACCCGAGTTGAACGAGAAGAAATTTTTGTCCAACTGGTTTATAGATCCACAGGTGTGGAAAGACCTTGAGCAGGAACAACAAAAGGGGGCAGCCAATGAGCCTTGGCGAGAATTCTACGTTGGACCCAGAGATCGTCTCTATCGAAGTGGTGATCTCGGAAGATATACTCCTACCGGCGAAGTCGAATGCTCTGGCCGAGCCGATGACCAGGTGAAGATCCGAGGTTTTCGAATTGAGCTTGGAGAAATTGATACACATCTTTCAAGACATCCATTAGTCCGAGAGAATGTGACGCTCGTACGAAGAGACAAGTTTGAAGAGCCAACCCTAGTGAGCTATATCGTTCCACAGATGAGCAAATGGGCTTCGTGGCTGGAGGCAAGGGGCTTGAAAGATGATGACTCGGCTGAAGGAATGGTCGGAATGTTAAGGCGATTCCGGCCGCTGCGGGAAGATGCAAGAGAATACCTTAGAGGCAAACTCCCCAGCTATGCCGTACCCACAGTTATTATTCCACTCAAGCGCATGCCTCTTAATCCCAACGGCAAAGTCGATAAGCCTGCCCTGCCATTCCCAGATACTGCCGAGTTGAGCGCCGCCGCCCCGCGACGTAGATCGTCTGTCCTACAGAAGCTGTCTGAAACAGAGCTGGCTCTGGCACAAATCTGGGCTAAACTCATTCCAAACATCTCAGCAAGGATGATTGGGCCAAACGACTCATTCTTTGATCTTGGTGGCCACAGTATTCTTGCACAGCAAATGTTTTTTCAGCTGAGGCGAAAGTGGAGAAACATTGATCTCAGTATGAGTGCTATTTTCCGGAGCCCTACTCTCAGAGCTTTTGGTAATGAGATTGCCCGTCTACAAGACATTGAATCATTTACCAGCCACGACCAACTTGGCGACTCAGAAACCCGGACGTCTACCCAGGTCGATTCCGCAAATGAGTATTCCGAAGATGCGAAGAAGCTTGTGGACTCTCTTCCAAAGCAGTTTCCCTCGTCAGCAGAGCCTGTTTTGCGTGATAACTGTACCGTTTTCTTAACTGGTGCGACTGGTTTCCTTGGTGCATTTGTTCTCAGGGAACTTCTTTCCAGGGCCAATCCATCTGTTAACGTCGTTGCTCTTGTTCGAGCCAAGTCACCAGAGGCGGCGCTTGAACGCGTCCGGTCAACTTGTCAGGCATATGGTTCTTGGTCTGAAGAATGGGTCAATAGACTCCAATGTGTCCAAGGAAACCTTGGCGATGAGAAGTTCGGCTTTTCCGACGACCTTTGGAAGGACCTTACCAACCGAGTGGACGTTGTGATTCACAACGGGGCGCTTGTTCATTGGGTGTATCCCTATGCCAACTTGAGGGGTCCCAATGTGCTTGGTACCATCGATTCTTTGAAACTTTGTGCTGAAGGCAAAGCCAAACAATACGGTTTCGTTAGTTCTACAAGTGTGTTGGACACGAACTACTTTGTTGATGAATCAGAACGCATTGTCGATGCAGGCGGAGCTGGAATTAGCGAGTCCGATAACCTCGCTGGTAGTAGCACCGGATTGGGTACTGGATATGGTCAAAGCAAATGGGTTGGAGAATACCTTGTAAGGGAAGCTGGTCGACGAGGACTGAAGGGTGCCATTATCCGACCTGGTTATGTTACTGGCGATTCAGAAACTGGAAGTAAGTGAAATTTGATTCTGCCCTTGGGGAGGCAATTGCTTATCCAATTTGTTATAGCCACGAATACCGATGACTTCCTGGTACGGATGATTAAAGGCTGTATCCAGCTCTCTGCCAGGCCTAATATCAACAACACGGTTAACATGGTGCCAGTTGACCATGTTGCAAGGGTTGTTGTAGCTTCAGCATTTTCCCCTCCACACTCTGAACTATCCGTTGCGCACGTCACCAGTCATCCTCGTCTGCGATTCAACCAGTTTTTAGGTGCGATACAGACATACGGTTACGATGTGCCACAGGTTGATTATGTGCCATGGGCAAGTTACTTGGAACGTTACGTTAATGATGGCGACCGCAACACAATTGCTCAACATGCCCTGTAGGTCCATCAACTTTTCCCCGTTTACTAGCCTTTTCTAACGAAACATCACAGAATGCCTCTCTATCACTTCGTAACAGCTGATCTCCCATCTAATACGAGAGCACCCGAACTCGATGATGCCAATGCCGCTGCTGCGCTCCGTGCCGATGCCAAGTGGTCCGGAAAGGACCTGTCGGGCGGAAGCGGTGTGACGGAAGAGCTTATCGGACTTTATCTCGCATATCTCGTGGAGATTGGTTTCTTGCCTGCTCCCACAAAAACCAATGCCAAGCCTCTTCCCAAGGGCAATATCTCAAAAGCGCAGAAGGCTGCTCTCGGTGCCGTTGGAGGCCGTGGTGGGCTCGCTTAAGTCGCCGAGCGCTGTTCAGTAATCCCGCAACATTATTCGCAAGTCTCTCTAAAGAAATCTCAAAAACGGGTATAAATTGAAAAAGTCATCATTCTTTGGTTCTAATCACCCAAAATACCTAAACATTTTAATGAATGCATACATGCAATGATGAGTCGTCGAGCGAGAGCACATTTCGGTATATATATTTAGGTTGTTTGGGGAATATCCATACAAAATTTCGGATAGAAAAATGGCCAAAGGGGTATATAAGTTATATGTAGATGTGGCTCTACTAGTCTAGAATCGGCACAAGTTTCTGTCATCGAAACATGTTTTCAACTCCTTTTAGAACCTCATCAACAGCCCAACGAAGCAATTCCTCCATGAGGCATTCTCCGTTCCCCGGTGCAACGAGGACACCCATATCATCCCTCAGATTCTTCCCTTCACCAACGACTCTCTTCAGATCCTCCACATTCTCACCCAGTTGTGTAGATTCAGGAAGTAATAACCATGCATGGTCCCTAATGTACCGTGGCCAAACAATATCATCCACATATCCTGGTGGATCCGTCCAGAAATTAGTTTCCACGGGAGTATAAGTATTGACATCtctgttttcttcttgttcCAGCTGCTGCTTATCAGCTTGTCTCTGAGATGATGGCTTTGGTGTTGGTGCGGGGCCAATGGTTACATAGCCGGTCCGACTCTCTCGTCTTTTCTTGAGAAGAGTGTAAGTAGCTGGTAGAAAAAACGGTATATCAATTGTGTCGTTGATCTTGCGAAGCGGGTGGGAGCGGTCGTGGGGAGGTGCGTAGAGCAAGAAGCCATCAATCAAGGCGAGAGAGATGAAGCTAGATGTGTCCCTAGCATATTTCCTGTCCGAACCCGCAGTGCTTCTTTTACGTTGTTCCTCGAGAGCAAGATCACGCAGGCGTTGGGCAACTTGTTCTCTGAACAAGCGCACGGTCTCCCCGCTAACTCCCGAGTCTGTGGCATCGTTCAGGTCTTCCTTGCTTTTGATACCAGCGGGTAAATGGCCATGATCGCGGATATATGCTAACGTCGCCTCGAACTGCGAGATATCGAGGGCATCGATAGTGTCCCAGTCCTGGACAAGCTTGCCGGAGGACGTTGTGACCACAGGGATCCTATTTCGGGGCGAATATTAGCAAGCATAGAAGTAAAGCTTAGACGTGGTGAAGGTTCGATAAAGTAATTAACTATCTTAATAGCACTTACTGGTCATCCGGCCTGTAGAAGTCATCTTGATGGAGAACAAACGGCCTTGTCGTTGCTGTTACATCTCCATTACCCTCTGTTGATGGCGGGGTAAATACGGTCCGCAACAGTCGCGCGAGCGTGGTTTTACCGCTTGATGAAGGGCCCGATAGGCCTACAAGGAGCGTTTTCTGGCACTGTAATTCCATTGATGTCTACTGACTTGTCGTCGATGGCATGACTTGCTTGTCTACGAGAGACTACCAAGGCCTTTGAAATGGGGAAACCAATGTCTAAGTTCTCACTCAGCTTAGCAATCCTGGAGCTCTACGTACGGAGAAATTATTCCGTAGATACAAATAAACAGTCTTTCCTGAAACAATTTATACACTGTTCAAGAAATTGCGTCAGCATAGGTCCTGTATTCTCCAATGACGGTTTCGTTTTTTGCACTTTTCTCTTCCATTCTTTCATCCACTTTATCTCTTCTCCATGGCACAAAACCCAACCAACATCCCGAAAGGTTCTCAACTGAGAAGTGACGGGCTTGCATTGGCGGTACAATACCGGCCAATTCGTGAAATGAACCCCTTTCCAAGGGTTGAATGCTTTGCAACCTCCTCAACCAATTGACTGGATATTGCCAACGGCTTGATTCAATTAGCTGGAGcactgagaaagaaggaaGCAGAGACTATAGGCTGGTCTGGTGCTAAAAAAGGATCCTCCAGTGAATTGTTTGGTCCCGAGGTTGCATGAACGGTACTAAACACTCCCGAAATATCCGATATATCGAGTACCGGAGATGAAGATTCGCCATTAGAACTGACCGCATTTTCGTTATTACCTGCGTTCGAATAGGTTAGATGGGACGTGGCTCTTCGTTTGCGAGGGCCTGGTGTTCTAGGCGCCATCATAACAATGCCATCATCAGTCACCACTTCTTCGGTTGTGGTTATTTGCCGTTTGTTACCTCTCCCAGAGCCAGGAGTCACGTCTGAGTCTAAGAAAGGCATGGGTTCCGAGACTTTATTATTTCCCTTCGCTGGGGTCCGGCGACGAGGGGATGGCTGTATTACTGGGCGTGGGGGCTTCTTGTCATTGAAATTGTCCGGAATTGGCATTTTATGTCGGTCGAAGAAACCAGGCTTATTCTTCATATACGCGGACTCGCTATCTTTCTCGTCTTCTGAAACTGGGATAAAACCTTCCTCTTTTATAATAGAGCTCATCGTGCGGTCATCCAACAGGTCTTTTTCGGCATGCTGCATCTCAATATTCGTCATTTGCTTCCTTCGTCGTAGCATTTTATCTTCAAGAGTATCTTTCAAAACTAGTGTTTCCACGTAAACTGGTTTCATCTGGGATATACGATGGGCTCGCTTAATGGCTTGGCTTTCGATATTTGGGTCCCATATCGGGttgataataaagatgcGAGAAGCACTCGCCAGATGTAATCCATGGGAAGCCTGACGGAGGTCCATTAGCAGAACACGCACGCATTCGCTATTATTGAACAGCGCGAGGTACTCGGCTTTCAATTTCGGTTTAAGGGTGCTTGCGTAAATTCGGAACTCCACGCCCAGCATTTCAAGGCCTTCTGCAACCCAGAAAGCATTGTTATTATTTTCGTAGAAAATAATTATCTTTTCCTCACTTTGAAGCTCGAAGACACGGTCTAACAGGTAGCTCAGTTTTGCAGACGTCGTAGCAACAACTTGAGCTTTTGCGAGCGGTGATTCGGCGGGGAGGGTCTTGAACCTGGAAAATTTCTGTGCCTTCGGGAGCTTTTCCGGCCTTGGTCGGTGAATGAGGTAATCGTTTGTTTTGGCATTGCTTGCGGCAGATTCTGCCTGAGGTTTGGTAGGGGATCCTCTCTGAGATTTTAAATCAGTGGGGTTATCTAGTCTCCGTCGCATCTCTCGCTTTGTTTTTATTCCTGCCCCAGCTATACCCTCGGCCGGGTTCTCAGCGCAGAGGCGCGCTGTAATAAATCTCTGCGCATCCCTTGCCTGAGAAATACCTAACAACAGTGGCTCCTGGTGTTCCTCCGAATCATCAAGGGACCACATAGGCCGTGCGTATTCGGGGAAGTTTCGAATGAATACGCCAAGTTCATCAAATTGACTAAAGGCATTCCAGGAAGGACAGGAAATCGTTTTTTCTGCAATATGAATCCCTTCACAAAGGAGATCCAAATCGGATCTGGTCATTCTATCAACGTTCGCGGCTAGATATTTCCTGGCGACGTCAAGGGTCACCTCAACGTCTTTCCTGTCGAAACCCGTCCACCAAAAGCCTGCATATCTCAGATTGTTGATCAGAGTGGCGAGATGCTTTCTGTTTCTCGGGTGGAACATATAGTCCCTATCAGTACGCTCGGATGTAATGGCATTGACAACCAGATGGAAAATAAACATGTTGAGGGACAGTTTATCATGGAAAGTGGGCTCCAAGTACACAACCTTGTTACTGAGGTTTGGTAAAACCAGATCTTTGTTGATATCTTCAGTACGGTGCCGCACAACAATTGACTGGAGGGTTGATCGAAGCGACGTCGCCATCGTCCGTTTGCCATCCACGCCTTTTGGCGTCATGTACTTTGACCAATTCGCTGGGTCTTGGGCACGCGAGTTGGCCCAAGGCTTCAGACGGAGGAAATCAATTACAATTCGTTTTAATCTATCCAGATTTTTCAATTCTTCGTCAATGATGCCACTCGCATCCTTCCTAGATTTCAGGATACCCGCAGCTCGTTCGTCGTCCTTCATGGCCATTTCGGGGAGGGTTTCTTGCGATGCAAGGCTGACCTCCACACCATACATCCCATCCGAAGGAGTTCCAGAGACCACCCACCGACGTTCGACATGTAGCATTTCTAGAAAATGGATGGCATTTGATTTTCCACCACTACTGGCGAAGTTATGGCCTTCATCAACGATAATTCGAAGCCAATGGAGTTCTTTTAGAGGTGAATCGTATATTGCCCAGTGGTGCTCAAAACCGGCCTTCTCCTTTTCAAACCGAGATCTCGCAAAGAGAACAATATCGTATTGAAGAAGCTCATCAGCTGGGGGTAATCGATCAGACACGTCCCTCAAAACCAAGACTTTCAATCCCTCAGTGTGCTTTTCGATTTCATGGAGCCAATGGTCAACCAGATTCGGTGGAACTATGACTAGAGTCCCAGATGCAAGTCGCAAATAACTGGATTTAATTCCCATGCGATTGCTGGACTTTGGAGCCTGGATGACCGTATATGAGCCTTGACTATGCTCGCAAGCACGAGTACAGTTTACGTAGTGCATGCCCAAGTCATTCAAATGCTCAAAGTAGGATTTCCATGGCACTGAAAAACGCCCCACTGCAGATGCAGTCATTTCAAACAGAGAGCCAGTTTTCGCTCTCACAGGGTGCAATTCTTGTAGATGGGTGGAGGGTATTCGCGGAAAATAACCTTTCGTCGCAAGGATAACAGCTAGACATATTAGCGTTTTCCCGTAACCCATAGTTTCTGCAAGAACCCCTATTATTGTGGCAAGCTCAGTTAGCGAAAGCAACATTATCCGCAGCTGAAAAAGTCTCACCTCCACATGGCCCAGAATAAAGACGTTGATCACGAGTAATTGCGCCTTCTTCCCGATCATAGTAATACGTTCGCCCAGTGGGCCCTTTGAAAGCTTGCAACCTTGGGTCAGGGTATTCTCCAGGCTCGGACTCTTTCTGGATCATGAATGCGACAGAGCGACGTTGGTATGGATACAGAGGAGTCTTGAGACCTCGTATCCCCACATTCTTACCAGCATCGCTATCAGAGTTCCCTTTGAGAGCCGATGCCATGGCCAACCGCGCCCAAAAGTCGGGTACAGAATCAACGTTCGGATTTGGTGACTCGAGCGTATTGAAGATGTAGAATAATGATTCATCCTCGGTCTTTGAATTAACTGAATGCTCCGCTAAGGGGTCAAAATTGCCAGTCCATGCCTCAGGAGAGGTATCCAATCTCGACATGACAACCCTCAATGAGCGACGGAAGGCTGTACTAGAACGCTGAATAATTGATCTTCCAACATCCTCTGGTAAGACATATATACGGATAGCCTTCCACCCAGGATAGTTTCCGTCCTCATAAATGGAAGTCCGAACCCATCCAGCCTGTAGCAATTTGTTGACTTCTGCCAGCAAAAAGTCTGTGTCTTTGGAGCGGGTCACCGAAGAAGGATCGAAGACCTTCAGGATTCCAACAGGAATGAAATTGTCTAAATTGTTAAGCAGTAGCTCTTTCTTTGTTGGAGGTCtcgaaggaggaggaggacacgaagattttgaagacgGAGTCGAGATTGCAGACTTAGGGGCGCTTGAAAATGCCGAAGCTAAATGAACCGGTGGTGAAGAATCATCACTAGGATCATCCGGTTTTTCATTCTTAGGACTTTCAGCAATTGCGAATTGAAGCTGCGTCAGAAGAGAGGGCGGCTCTCATATCAGCAAAGGTAGTTGCGATTGTGCCACAGACAACCAACCTCAGAAAATTCAGCGCCGTGTGGTTCATCTGCCAGATTCTGGCCAACGGCGCCATCGAGAGAAATCTCCATCGCTGACCGTAAAGCACTGGGGTGCTATTTGCTCTTCACACAGTCAACCGGAAGTGAAACTAGCATTGAGGGGAGGAGGAATAGGTTGCTGGGGAGAATTGAGAAAGCAGAGTTCAATCTCCAGGAAGACAAATGGAAGCATCGTCCATGCTAGTGTTATGTGTTATTATTGTTGTCGTTGCAGCGCATACCGACATCCCTCCGCTGCCTTGTGTTGAAGAGCTGGAGAGAGAGGCTCCATCGAGCTCCCGGTTCCACGAACTGGTTAACTAGCTAGTTAACTACGCACCCGCCACCTACGTACACCTGGCTAACTACCTTAGTTACATAATACCCGCTAACTCCAACTGACACGCCGAACCACGAGAAAAATCTTCGACAAAAGAGCAGAAGTGTTGAAAATTTCACTGTTCTAGGATATGACTCATCTCTGCAGGTTCTCTTGTCCGTTTACTGCAGAGTACCTAGTGTGTTGTAGCCCGGCCTGCTGTTGTGTTTAGTCGTTCAGTTGGCGGTTGAGGCCCGGAAGCGCTATTGGCGGGAATAACGTCTTGAGCTCTTTTTGACCCCTTACGATATTCTAAGCAGtagcagcaacagcagtagcaggaggaggaggcaTTCCGATATACATCTGACTATGTGGTGCTCGCACCGTTGGATATTTCATCTCCCCTACTCCCCCATGAGATACAAATATACCCCGTGAGATGGGATCAATTTGGTGAAGGAGCCTATCGCAGTAGCTTTCCCGAGGGAAAACTTATCCCAATCCAATTCTAAGTGCAAAAGATGATAATAATAGACCACGATGagtgtatgtatgtatatacaatATATTCTCTAGCGAAAAAAAATGATTTCTTGCCTATCTACGTGCCCTGTCTTGGCCCCGTTCTGGACTGTAACATAGGCTTATCCAGCTTTGCTTATTTTCGCGTCCAAACCTACGTAGGCCTGCGAATGTCATCCCGTCACCAACAGTTTAGTCCATGTTTTCTCGTCTCTTCCTCCATTTTCTAGCATATTTACACTGCACGATTAGTCCGGCCACCGCAACAATCTGTACCACAACACAGATCGTGAATGCCACTCCGGCTCCAACGCCATTTACCATCGGGATCACAAAGCTTGCCCCCCCGGCCGAGAACAAGCATCTGGCGAGGTTCAAGCTCGCGGTAGCGGCGGCGCTCTGGTCGGGAAAGAGGTCGACCAAATACGTCGTGACGATTGCTTGTATAGATACAGCTGTCCAACCCGTGATGAAAGTGGAAACAATGGGAGCCGCGATGTGGACATTTTCCGGAAATTGGACTGTCCAGCCAAAGAGTAGAATCGACATACATTGCAATAACAAGAAAATGTAAATGCGACGCAGACGGGCATCCTCTAGCGGAAAATCGTCGTTTTCCCGGATTACCCTGGGTCGAGTGCTTCCCGGTTCCGTCAGTCCGTGATGGCTTGTATATTTGGCCTGAACATGACGGTAGTCGATGTCCAAAATCTTACCGGTAATCACCGTGCCAATTATACCGCCTGTACCATTTGCAATGAACGTCAAGCCGATATGAAACTCAGATAGACCATATAGCTCCCCGAAGAGAGTGGACATGGCGGTAATACTCATTTGCCAGACGGCGAAGTAGATGGCAAGAAACACAATTATTGGAGCTGCATCTTTTCTGATGAGGATTCGAAATGGCCCGAGAACTTGAACGCGTTTTGTGGTGGTCAACTGTTTATGCGCTTCTTTCGGGTTCCAAGTCACTCTGGTGAGCCGTTGGTAGATATTGAGCGGGTATCGGGCGAACCAATTCGATGGGGTGCAACCTCCATTCGCAACAATGGACCTGAGCGTTTCAGGAAGCAGAAGCATGGTCAGTAGGAATAAAGCAGTGCTGTAGATGGTAAGGAACCAGAATATAGCTCTCCACCCGAGAGCTCCAGCAAGAGCTCCCCCTATCACTGGACCCACTGCAATAGGAACCAACAATCCTGCCTGGAAGAATCCCATGTAGCCTCCGCGGTCAGCGCGTGTGGTGATATCGCCTACCACGCCGGAGCCAATGGCGATCGTGCTGGCACTGCCTGCGCTCTGCAGACACCTCAAAATGATCAGGGTAGCATAGTTCTTGGCCTTCGCAAGACCAACACACGCACCGATTGCTACAATCAGGGTGCAGGCGTATGCCGTCCGACGGCCCTTAACATCAGATATTGGACCCCAGAGGCTGGGTGAGATGCCTTGAAACAACAGATACGAGGTAATCGTGAGGTTGATAAGCTCGATAGAAACATTGAAATCGTGAGCGATTGCCAGAAGGGCTGGAAAGTAAATGTTTGATGCTATCGCGGAGACTTGAAATCCTTTAGCCAGATGCTTTATCTACCACCAAACGATGCCCTGCACTCACAGGTTGCGGCAGCTGAGACTATGAGAACAATCAACACTTTTTGTGTTTTATCAAAAATGCTGTAAGGTTCCGGGCTGCCAGGGAATGGAGTTAAGCTGGTGGTAGTTGGTTTGTTGCCGCTGTCTTCCGACATGGTTTCTTGGAATGAACCTGGTGAGTCAAGGCTCAGCATACACTCAGCTGAAGCTTACGAGGTTTCAAAATCACCTTAGGCGTTTCGCTGGAATTCCACTTGGCGTCCATAGAGTCAATTCAGGGTACGAAGTGTCATCGTCAGGTGGATTCCAGGATCCCTTCGCTTGTATCGGGTCTGTGCATTTTAGCTGGCTGTCTTGAAGTGTCTCCCATCGGAACTCATAACTCCGATTTAGCCACTGGCTTGTTTAGACTCGCCACGGCCCATGACTCACGGGAGAACACCGAGACGACTCCGCACTATGGGAGGACCTCCGAAGTCATATAATTTCAAGCTTCAAAATGAAGACAGGAAATCCAAGGGGTCACAATA
This window harbors:
- the LYS2 gene encoding large subunit of alpha-aminoadipate reductase (antiSMASH:Cluster_1.5~BUSCO:6377at4751~SMCOG1010:NAD-dependent epimerase/dehydratase~EggNog:ENOG410PIYP~COG:Q~BUSCO:276at33183), yielding MGAEGASVQDRLTRWAQRLKNLTVSPLTRDYPETTPSGPDVSKRAIEAFESLKLSSEVQAAISKLSGPSDSGFLVFLTAFVVLVSRLTGDEDIALGTSSESDGRSFVLRVPISQNESFAKLYSRVSEAFAQGVSDIVPLRTLRTYIQKENKSERTPILFRFAAYEAPAKSQEYPANTFDTTDLVLNVAPGSPSDDGELELGGYYNQRLFSSARISTILTQLVQLIRNASNNPDEAIGRVEFLTESQRQMLPDPTKDLHWSEFRGAIQDIFARNAEKHPDKLCVVETKSHSSPQREFTYRQIHEASNILGHHLLQSRIQRGEVVMVYAHRGVDLVVAIMGILKAGATFSVIDPAYPPDRQVIYLDVARPRALINIEKATQDAGELTEKVRSFIDGNLELRTEIPALALRNDGSLQGGSINGNDVLQPQVALKAKPVGVVVGPDSTPTLSFTSGSEGRPKGVRGRHFSLAYYFPWMSKTFKLSENDRFTLLSGIAHDPVQRDIFTPLFLGAMLLVPSREDIQNEKLAEWMREYKATVTHLTPAMGQILVGGATAQFPSLHHAFFVGDILIKRDCMSLQALAPNVNIVNMYGTTETQRAVSYFEIPSYASQESYLDMMKDVIPAGKGMVDVQLLVVNRFDRTKLCAVGEVGEIYVRAGGLAEGYLGAPELNEKKFLSNWFIDPQVWKDLEQEQQKGAANEPWREFYVGPRDRLYRSGDLGRYTPTGEVECSGRADDQVKIRGFRIELGEIDTHLSRHPLVRENVTLVRRDKFEEPTLVSYIVPQMSKWASWLEARGLKDDDSAEGMVGMLRRFRPLREDAREYLRGKLPSYAVPTVIIPLKRMPLNPNGKVDKPALPFPDTAELSAAAPRRRSSVLQKLSETELALAQIWAKLIPNISARMIGPNDSFFDLGGHSILAQQMFFQLRRKWRNIDLSMSAIFRSPTLRAFGNEIARLQDIESFTSHDQLGDSETRTSTQVDSANEYSEDAKKLVDSLPKQFPSSAEPVLRDNCTVFLTGATGFLGAFVLRELLSRANPSVNVVALVRAKSPEAALERVRSTCQAYGSWSEEWVNRLQCVQGNLGDEKFGFSDDLWKDLTNRVDVVIHNGALVHWVYPYANLRGPNVLGTIDSLKLCAEGKAKQYGFVSSTSVLDTNYFVDESERIVDAGGAGISESDNLAGSSTGLGTGYGQSKWVGEYLVREAGRRGLKGAIIRPGYVTGDSETGTTNTDDFLVRMIKGCIQLSARPNINNTVNMVPVDHVARVVVASAFSPPHSELSVAHVTSHPRLRFNQFLGAIQTYGYDVPQVDYVPWASYLERYVNDGDRNTIAQHALMPLYHFVTADLPSNTRAPELDDANAAAALRADAKWSGKDLSGGSGVTEELIGLYLAYLVEIGFLPAPTKTNAKPLPKGNISKAQKAALGAVGGRGGLA
- the NRK1 gene encoding ribosylnicotinamide kinase (antiSMASH:Cluster_1.5~EggNog:ENOG410PNJS~COG:F) codes for the protein MELQCQKTLLVGLSGPSSSGKTTLARLLRTVFTPPSTEGNGDVTATTRPFVLHQDDFYRPDDQIPVVTTSSGKLVQDWDTIDALDISQFEATLAYIRDHGHLPAGIKSKEDLNDATDSGVSGETVRLFREQVAQRLRDLALEEQRKRSTAGSDRKYARDTSSFISLALIDGFLLYAPPHDRSHPLRKINDTIDIPFFLPATYTLLKKRRESRTGYVTIGPAPTPKPSSQRQADKQQLEQEENRDVNTYTPVETNFWTDPPGYVDDIVWPRYIRDHAWLLLPESTQLGENVEDLKRVVGEGKNLRDDMGVLVAPGNGECLMEELLRWAVDEVLKGVENMFR